The stretch of DNA GGTCCGCACTGGCGCGTTGGGCCGTGTTACGGGCTTGAAACCGAGTGTGAGAATCGGTACTCGTTCTCCGACAGAGAACCGGTCTGTGTATCGCTCCCGAAACGGTCGTTGAGTGGGTTTTCGAGCTCGCCATAGGTCAAGGCAAAGGCACTCAGCCGGTATAGCCCCAGAACTGCTCGTACATGATTCGCTCGGGAGGGACGCCCATCAATTGAAGGATATCCCACAGTCCGCGAACCATCTCAGGAGTGCCACAAAGATAGAAGACAGGCGCCTCTAACTCGTTCGCGACCGCTTCGACGAGAGACCTATCGACACGCCCCCTGCGACCCATCCACTCGCTTGCTTCGGGTTCGCGGGTGAGTGTGTGCATCACTTCGAACTGTGGGTTTGACTCGACCAGTGTATCCAGTTCGTCTTGGTAGGCGATTTCATCCGCGGTCCGATTGCTGTAGATGAGCCGGATGGGAATGTCGAGTTGTGTGTCGCTCGCGTACTCGGCCATGCCTTTGAGTGGCGTGATGCCGATGCCACCGGCGATGAGGACGGTGTCTCGCTCCGGGTTCAAAATGAAGTGACCACGAGGACCTTCGACAAGAACCTTGTCTCCGGGTTCGAGGTTCACGAACGCTTGCTTGAAATCACTCGCTGAAACACGGACGCCGTATTCGAGGTAGTCTCGGGTTGGCGAACTGGCCAGCGACATGGGTCGAGAGTCATCGAATCGCCCTGAGCCGTTAGACGTGTTGAGCGAGAGTCTCGTGAACTGAACCGGTTCGTACACGAATTGGGGGTGGCGGCTAGTGCGGATGTGGTGGCTCGTCGGTGTCAATGGTCGAGATTCGAGGACCTCGGCCACGAACGCAAACCCGTGCGCTGATTGTCGAAGTGAGCTGTCGTCGTTCATTACGCTAGAATAGCGCACCGATGACGAAGGACTTGTCTCGGACAGCGGCGGGAAGTCTCCTGGCCGGCGAATACGAGAGATGAATTGCAGGGGACGAGAATGGAGGCCGTAAGCAGTCAGAGTCCGCAAGCACGTTCGGGAATAAAACGCCAAGAGATTCACCGTTGGTACGAGCGAGACGGCCGAATGGCCGCTTTCGGGATGACGGACAGTGGGACCGTGAGTCGAGGGAGGGGACGGAGATATCGCGCTGTTGCAGACACCCTCCCGCAAACGTACAAGCCACGATACGGCGTAAGCATCGGTATTAATGTCAGACAATCCGCCAGCCCGAACCCTGTTCGCAAAGCGCTTCGGGCCGGCTACCCGCGTGTTTCCACGTTGCGATTGACACAGACCGAACGGCTGTTTCAGTAGGGAAGGTATCGAACCAAGAGGAGTTCAACTAACACAGTCACAGGCTTACTGGAAGCTCGAATTAAGTCTCCGTCTCAACCATCTGCTCGAAGCGGTCGAGTCCGAGTTCGATGCGTTCGAGGTCGTTCGCGAAACTGAACCGGAGGTACCCTTCTCCGGCGTCGCCGAATGCGCTTCCAGGCGCAGCGACCACGTCGTACTCGAAGAGCAGTCGCTCTGCGACTTCGAGGCTTGACCCCGGAAGCGCGCTCACGTCGACGAACGCGTAGAAAGCGCCTTCGGGTGGCGTCATCGAGACGGTGGGAAGTTCGTGAATCCGCTCGACGACCACGTCGCGCCGCCGTTCGAAGGCAGCCTTCATCTCACGAACCGGCCCATCAGAACCGGTGAGCGCGGCGAGCGCAGCGTACTGGGCAGGTGTATTCACACACGAGGTAGTACTCTCGTGGATTTTCGTTGCGGCCGCAGTCACGGATTCGGAACCGCTCAACCACCCGACACGCCACCCCGTCATCGCGTACGTCTTCGAGCAGGAGTCGATGGTCACAACCCGTTCCGGATACTTCGTGACGGCCGCAAGACTCGGCTGGGAACGTTCGTAGGTGAGTTCATGATACACCTCGTCGGCGATGACGTAGGAATCGTGGCTGACGGCCGCCTCGACGACACGCTCCATCGCCGAGACATCGAATACCCGACCGGTCGGGTTCGACGGCGAAGTCAGGACGACGGCGCCGGTTCGGTCGGTGATGGCGTCGATGACTCGATCAGCGTCGAACGCGAAGCCGTCGCTGGAAGACAATGGGACCTCGACTGGGACGGCGTTCGCCAACCGCGCCTGTGAGAGGGGGTTCGGCCACGCTGGCGTGGGCACGACAACTTCGTCACCAGGGTCGGTGACTGTCAACAACGTCAGGTAGAGCGCCTCCACGCCGCCGGTGGTCACGACCACGCGGTCGGGCTCTGCGTCGATGTCGCGACCGCGGAGTCGATCGGCGATTGCCTGTCTGAGCGCCCCGATACCGGCGTTGGGCGTGTAGTTCGTCCGACCCTCGCGTGCCGCCGTCACTGCTGCGTCGACGACGTGCTCCGGCGTGTGAAAATCCGGTTCTCCGACTTCGAGGTGGACTAGATCGTCAGCGTCGTGTTCACCTGCTAAATCGAACAGCCGACGGATCTGTTGGGGCTCAATTCGTGCGACTCGATTCGACACGCCACGATCGGTCATTTGTCATAGTGTGTGAACCAGTGTCTTGTCTATTCGGATA from Haladaptatus sp. ZSTT2 encodes:
- a CDS encoding pyridoxal phosphate-dependent aminotransferase produces the protein MTDRGVSNRVARIEPQQIRRLFDLAGEHDADDLVHLEVGEPDFHTPEHVVDAAVTAAREGRTNYTPNAGIGALRQAIADRLRGRDIDAEPDRVVVTTGGVEALYLTLLTVTDPGDEVVVPTPAWPNPLSQARLANAVPVEVPLSSSDGFAFDADRVIDAITDRTGAVVLTSPSNPTGRVFDVSAMERVVEAAVSHDSYVIADEVYHELTYERSQPSLAAVTKYPERVVTIDSCSKTYAMTGWRVGWLSGSESVTAAATKIHESTTSCVNTPAQYAALAALTGSDGPVREMKAAFERRRDVVVERIHELPTVSMTPPEGAFYAFVDVSALPGSSLEVAERLLFEYDVVAAPGSAFGDAGEGYLRFSFANDLERIELGLDRFEQMVETET
- a CDS encoding ferredoxin--NADP reductase translates to MSLASSPTRDYLEYGVRVSASDFKQAFVNLEPGDKVLVEGPRGHFILNPERDTVLIAGGIGITPLKGMAEYASDTQLDIPIRLIYSNRTADEIAYQDELDTLVESNPQFEVMHTLTREPEASEWMGRRGRVDRSLVEAVANELEAPVFYLCGTPEMVRGLWDILQLMGVPPERIMYEQFWGYTG